Proteins from one Sphingomonas sp. OV641 genomic window:
- a CDS encoding DsbA family protein: MNRRNLLSRGLLAALAFAAPITPLMAQQPDLSRKAVVDDPVAPKRAGRTYDVTVVEFFDYNCPYCRRMEPVLNALLRSDPKVRVVYRDWPIFGPASREASRAAVASQWQGRHAAFHEALMTSPARLDSAGVKAAAAKAKVDWPRLQRDLKNRGAEIDALLTRTDSIAQAIGFNGTPALIVGSQVVAGAVDLPTLRRLVAEARKKPAAR, translated from the coding sequence ATGAATCGTCGCAACCTGTTGTCTCGGGGCCTCCTGGCCGCGCTTGCCTTCGCCGCGCCGATCACGCCTCTCATGGCCCAGCAGCCCGATCTGTCGCGCAAGGCGGTCGTTGACGATCCCGTGGCTCCCAAGCGCGCCGGCAGGACCTACGACGTCACGGTTGTCGAGTTTTTCGACTATAACTGCCCCTATTGCCGTCGCATGGAGCCGGTGCTGAACGCCCTGCTTCGCTCCGACCCGAAGGTACGGGTCGTGTACCGGGACTGGCCGATCTTCGGACCTGCCTCGCGTGAGGCGTCACGCGCGGCTGTCGCGAGCCAATGGCAGGGCAGGCATGCCGCCTTTCACGAGGCCCTGATGACCTCGCCGGCGCGGCTCGACAGCGCGGGCGTCAAGGCAGCGGCTGCCAAAGCCAAGGTCGACTGGCCCCGTCTGCAACGCGATTTGAAGAACCGTGGCGCCGAAATCGACGCGCTGCTTACGCGCACCGATAGCATCGCCCAGGCGATCGGTTTCAACGGAACACCAGCGCTGATCGTCGGCTCGCAGGTCGTCGCCGGTGCTGTCGATCTCCCGACGTTGCGTCGTCTCGTCGCGGAAGCGCGCAAAAAACCAGCGGCGCGCTGA
- a CDS encoding DsbA family protein, whose translation MPGPLNRRQLAGLGAVVVGGWAVGQVLRRTAPIGRDVGPTADLILAGNGSPEDGPADATLRLAVFTDYRCPACRHGFSALEEAVQRDGKVRVIYKDWPIFGPPSERAASVALACAEQGVYPTVHRALMTDSRTIDDDVLRDVVMRAGGDWLRAMTWLAAHADAVAARLRANGQEAYSIGLAGTPGYLAGPMLVMGAIDASDFQRLFARAREES comes from the coding sequence ATGCCCGGGCCGCTCAATCGGAGACAGCTTGCCGGCTTGGGCGCGGTGGTCGTGGGTGGTTGGGCAGTCGGGCAGGTTCTACGGCGTACCGCCCCGATCGGGCGCGACGTCGGGCCGACCGCCGACCTGATCCTTGCCGGTAACGGCTCGCCCGAGGACGGACCTGCCGATGCTACGCTCCGGCTTGCCGTGTTCACCGACTATCGTTGCCCGGCCTGCCGTCATGGATTTTCCGCCCTGGAAGAGGCTGTGCAACGCGACGGCAAGGTGCGGGTCATCTACAAGGATTGGCCCATCTTCGGTCCGCCATCCGAACGTGCCGCAAGCGTGGCGCTCGCGTGCGCCGAACAGGGAGTTTACCCGACCGTCCATCGTGCGTTGATGACGGACAGCCGCACGATCGACGACGACGTGTTGCGGGACGTCGTGATGCGCGCTGGCGGCGATTGGCTGCGCGCGATGACCTGGCTTGCCGCCCACGCGGACGCTGTCGCAGCCCGCCTGCGGGCGAACGGACAGGAAGCCTATTCGATCGGACTGGCGGGCACCCCGGGTTATCTTGCCGGTCCCATGCTGGTGATGGGCGCGATCGACGCCAGCGATTTCCAACGGCTGTTCGCGCGTGCGCGGGAAGAAAGCTGA
- a CDS encoding MBL fold metallo-hydrolase: MIEYNHKGMTVASLHDERTGSFQYVVVDEATKTAAIIDPVLDFDPRAGATATDNADMILEYVRAKGLTVEWVLDTHPHADHFSAAPYLAEKTGGKTAIGTKVVEVQKLWQDIYCLPDLPVDGSQWDRLFADGEQFRIGSLDAHVMLSPGHTLASITYVVGDAAFVHDTLMVPDSGTSRADFPGGNARALWRSIRAILELPPSTATYVGHDYGKDGREVFGRSTVADQRRDNIHVHNGIGEAEFVATREKRDATLPLPDLMLAALQVNIRGGRLPEPEACGTAFLKVPLNHFGAGK, translated from the coding sequence ATGATCGAGTATAATCACAAGGGCATGACGGTTGCGTCGCTCCATGACGAGCGCACCGGCAGCTTCCAGTATGTCGTGGTCGACGAAGCCACGAAGACCGCCGCGATTATCGATCCGGTCCTCGACTTCGATCCCCGTGCCGGTGCGACCGCAACCGACAATGCCGATATGATCCTCGAATATGTCCGCGCCAAGGGACTTACTGTGGAATGGGTGCTCGATACCCATCCCCATGCCGATCACTTCTCGGCCGCGCCGTATCTCGCGGAAAAGACAGGGGGCAAAACCGCGATCGGCACCAAGGTCGTGGAGGTGCAGAAGCTCTGGCAGGACATCTACTGCCTGCCCGACCTGCCCGTCGATGGTAGCCAGTGGGATCGCCTGTTCGCCGATGGCGAGCAGTTCAGGATCGGCTCGCTCGACGCGCACGTCATGCTGTCGCCCGGCCACACGCTCGCCTCGATCACCTACGTCGTCGGCGACGCGGCGTTCGTCCACGACACGCTGATGGTGCCCGACAGCGGCACCAGTCGGGCTGACTTTCCAGGCGGCAACGCGCGCGCGCTGTGGCGCTCGATCCGGGCGATCCTCGAACTGCCGCCCAGCACCGCGACCTATGTCGGCCACGACTACGGCAAGGACGGGCGCGAAGTCTTTGGACGATCGACCGTGGCGGACCAGCGTCGTGACAACATCCATGTGCACAACGGCATCGGTGAGGCCGAGTTCGTCGCCACCCGCGAGAAGCGCGACGCAACCCTGCCGCTGCCGGACCTGATGCTTGCCGCGCTCCAGGTGAACATCCGCGGCGGTCGCCTGCCGGAGCCGGAGGCGTGCGGCACAGCGTTCCTCAAGGTGCCGCTCAACCACTTCGGCGCGGGCAAATGA
- a CDS encoding c-type cytochrome, with product MTEPTPPTPGDDGDAQRIIFAITAALLVLVVTYKVGQSDAPVQAPVEVAADAAFSPPAESTIPAGPDGDAIRRGRLIFTASAAHAGQYVGNGLTCSNCHLDAGRKADASPMWAAWVSYPAYRAKNGRVNTMEDRIRDCFLYSMNAPASKAGAPPPYGDDIYRDLQSYFAWLATGAPSGKPLPGRGFIKLATTPIGHDPVRGAIVFAGQCASCHGANGQGQANPDGSYTIPPLWGARSYNWGAGMTGLASAAGFIKANMPYGEGNTLTDQQAWDVAAYVDSRERPRDPRQTGTVESARKQFHPKGDYYGQEIDGKMLGS from the coding sequence ATGACCGAACCAACGCCGCCAACGCCCGGTGATGATGGCGATGCCCAGCGTATCATCTTCGCCATTACCGCCGCGCTGCTCGTCCTCGTCGTCACCTACAAGGTAGGGCAGTCTGACGCGCCCGTGCAGGCACCCGTCGAGGTAGCAGCGGACGCCGCCTTTTCGCCACCGGCGGAAAGCACCATCCCCGCCGGGCCGGACGGCGACGCGATCCGGCGCGGTCGACTGATCTTCACCGCGAGCGCGGCTCATGCCGGCCAGTACGTCGGCAACGGCCTGACGTGCAGCAACTGTCACCTCGATGCCGGGCGGAAGGCCGATGCGTCCCCGATGTGGGCGGCCTGGGTCAGCTACCCAGCTTATCGCGCGAAGAACGGCCGGGTGAACACGATGGAGGATCGCATCCGCGACTGCTTCCTCTACTCGATGAACGCGCCCGCCTCGAAAGCCGGCGCCCCGCCGCCCTATGGCGACGATATCTACCGCGATCTCCAGAGCTATTTCGCCTGGCTCGCGACCGGCGCGCCATCCGGCAAGCCGCTGCCCGGTCGCGGGTTCATAAAGCTCGCCACAACCCCGATCGGGCACGATCCGGTTCGCGGCGCGATTGTGTTCGCCGGCCAGTGCGCATCATGCCACGGTGCGAACGGCCAAGGGCAGGCGAACCCGGACGGCAGCTATACTATCCCGCCGCTGTGGGGAGCGCGCTCCTACAATTGGGGTGCGGGCATGACCGGGCTGGCGTCGGCTGCCGGGTTCATCAAGGCCAACATGCCTTATGGTGAGGGCAACACGCTGACGGATCAGCAGGCGTGGGATGTCGCCGCCTATGTCGATAGTCGCGAGCGACCCCGCGATCCGCGGCAGACCGGGACTGTCGAGAGCGCACGTAAGCAGTTTCACCCCAAAGGGGACTATTATGGTCAGGAGATTGACGGAAAAATGCTTGGCAGCTGA
- a CDS encoding TlpA family protein disulfide reductase, protein MAGAIAIGPLMLAVDRGLAVLCIVVFLGLTTLAGRFRFPRVSTVSTSAIVAGLVTARIGYVAAHWSSYTGAPLSILAVWQGGFSPVAGLLGAAAMLAIRLGRSSALAAGWGALAVAGGLWFSLQALIPPVTYGPFPYHLNLTTPSGAPLPLDRFRGRPFVVNLWATWCGPCRRELPMLDAVASRPGEVPILLADQGEAQAIVSGFLGRENIGARHVALDPDRGLSQALKVAGYPATAFVAGDGTIVQLQLGELSRAALADGIELARKHR, encoded by the coding sequence CGTCGTGTTCCTTGGCCTCACGACACTGGCCGGTCGGTTCCGCTTCCCTCGCGTATCGACGGTCTCCACCAGCGCCATCGTCGCTGGACTGGTCACGGCACGGATCGGTTACGTCGCAGCGCATTGGTCGAGCTACACCGGCGCTCCGCTGTCCATCCTTGCCGTGTGGCAGGGTGGCTTTTCCCCCGTTGCAGGGCTTCTGGGCGCTGCGGCGATGCTGGCGATCCGGCTTGGCCGCTCAAGCGCGCTGGCGGCAGGCTGGGGAGCGTTGGCTGTTGCGGGTGGCCTCTGGTTCTCGCTTCAGGCGCTGATCCCTCCCGTGACCTACGGCCCGTTCCCCTATCATCTCAACCTGACAACCCCGTCCGGCGCGCCGCTTCCACTCGATCGCTTCCGTGGCAGGCCCTTCGTGGTCAACCTGTGGGCGACATGGTGCGGTCCGTGTCGGCGTGAGCTGCCGATGCTCGATGCGGTTGCGTCGCGCCCTGGCGAGGTCCCGATCCTTCTTGCCGATCAGGGCGAGGCGCAAGCGATCGTCAGCGGTTTTCTCGGCCGTGAAAATATCGGAGCGCGCCATGTCGCGCTCGACCCCGATCGTGGCCTTTCTCAAGCCCTGAAGGTGGCGGGGTATCCCGCAACGGCCTTCGTTGCGGGCGACGGCACGATCGTACAGCTCCAGCTCGGTGAATTGTCACGCGCTGCGCTCGCCGATGGAATCGAATTAGCAAGGAAACACCGATGA